Sequence from the Ereboglobus luteus genome:
CAATGTGAACCAGCAGCACCCGCCGTCGATTTCGCGTTTTTCGGTGCCGCAATACGGCAAGCGGCTCGGCTCGGTCGGCCGCCTCCTGCCGGGCATGAGCGCGCGCATCCTCGACCCGGACACGCACGAGGACCTGCCGCTCACCTCAACGGGCCTGCTCCTGTTCAAGGGCGACAATGTTTTCACCGGCTACTTGAAGGACGCCGCCAAGACGGCCGAGGCGCTTCGCGACGGCTGGTTTTTCACGGGCGATCTCGCGCGCTTCGACGAGGACGGGTTTCTCTTTATCGAGGGCCGCCTTTCGCGCTTCTCAAAACTCGCCGGCGAGATGGTGCCGCACGGCACGATCGAGGAGACGATCGTCAAGACATTCGGCTTTGGCGAGGAGGAGGGTTACGTGGTCGCCGTCACCGGCGTGCCCGACGAGGCGAAGGGCGAGATTCTCGTGCTGCTCTCCACGCGCGACATCGAGCTCGCCGACCTGCGCCAAAAACTCACCGACGCCGGACTTCCCAACCTTTGGGTGCCGCGCATCATTCTCAAAGTGGACCAAATCCCCGTGCTCGGCTCCGGCAAACTGGACCTCAAGGCGCTCAAGGAAGCCGCCACCAGCGGCATCCACCGCCACGGACACGGCGCGCTGTAAACCGGCCTCGCAATTTCAACCTCACTCCAATGAAAAAACACATTCGCAAATTATCCGTCGCCCTCCTTCTTCCGATTACGCTCGCCGCCGCCGGACCGGCGGTCATTCCGCTCTGGCCCGAGGGTGTTCCCGGACTTCGCGCCGACGCCGCGCCCGACAAGGACACGCCGACAAGCTCCAGCGTCATCCACACGCCGACGATGCTGTTTTATCCAGCGCCGAAGAAAAAAGCCACAGGCACCGCCATTGTCGTGTGCCCCGGCGGCGGCTACGCGCGCCTCTCCATGGAAAACGAGGGCCGCAATGTCGCGCAATGGCTCAACTCCATCGGCGTGTCGGCGTTTGTGCTCAAATACCGCCTCAAGGAATACGGACAACCCGCCCCGCTCCGCGACGTGCTACGCGCATTGCGCACCGTGCGCTCAAAAGCGGCCGAGTTTGGCGTGAACCCAGACCGCGTCGGCGTGCTCGGTTTTTCCGCCGGCGGGCACCTCGCGTCAACCGCGACCACGCTCTACGCCCATCCCGACGGCAAGACCGGCGCGGCGATTGACGAAGTGAGCGCGCGCCCCGATTTTTCCGTGCTTGTCTATCCGGTGATCTCAATGCGCGGGATCGCGCACAAGGGCTCGCGCGAAAATCTCATCGGCAAAACCCCGTCGTCCAAACTGGTGGGTTTGTATTCGACCGACGAACAGATCACGAAGGACACTCCTCCGGTGTTTCTCGTCAGCGGCACGGACGACAAAACCGTGCCCGTTGAAAACAGCGTGCGCTTTTACCTCGCGCTGCGCAAAGCCGGCGTGCCCGCCGAAATGCACCTTTATCAAAATGCCCGGCATGGTTTCGGAATGAAACCCGACATGGGCCCGCCCTCCGGCTGGCCCGTGCGTTGCGAGGAATGGATGCGACACAACGGCTGGCTGACGATTTCGAGAAGCCGATAAAACCGGCCGGCGGCGCGTTCAAGGTTGGGCACCATGCTCATCCAGCACGGAGGCGTCTTTTTCGGCGTTCCTGGCCTCGGCCAGCAGCCGCGTTGCCTGCTCCCCGTCCGCGATGCGTTGCACGGCCCAGACCGCGTGCGCGCGCACGAGCGGCGATTCGTGCGCGGCGAGGCGCGCAAGTTGCGGAAGATGCTCAGCGGCGCGCGCCCCGGTGTTGCCCGCGACGATGCACGCGTTGCGCAACAGCCCGGCGAGCTTGATGCGTTTGATCGCGGTTTTGCGGAAATGCGCGGCAAAACTTTCTGGTGTCAGCGCGAGCAATTCGCCCAGTGACAGTTGCCCGATTTCCGGGCGCGCTTCGAGGAGCAGCCCGCGGCTTGCTTGCGCGAAGCGATTCCACGGGCAGGCTTCCGCGCACGCGTCGCAGCCATAAATGCGCGCGCCGATTTTTGCGCGCAGCCCGCGCGGGATTGCGCCCTTGTTTTCAATGGTCTGGTAGGAAATGCACAGGCGGGAATCAACCGTGCCGGGGCTCACGATTGCGCCGGTCGGGCACGCATCGATGCAACGCGTGCATTTGCCGCAGTGGGAGCGCGCGGGGAGCGGTTCGTCCGCCTTGATTTTTGCGCGGACAAAAATCGCGGCAAGAAAGAGCCAGTTGCCAAAGTCGCGCGAAACGAGCATCGCGTTTTTGCCGGCGAAACCCGCGCCCGCGCGTGATGCCCAGGCGCGTTCGAGGACGGGGCCCGTGTCCACGTAATAACGATAATCGGCGGATGTGATCCCCAGTGTTTCCTCAAGCACGCGGCCCGCTTTTTCCAGCGCCGGCTTGATCGTGTCGTGATAATCCGAATACAGCGCGTAACGCGCCCAGCGCGGGTGCTGCGAATCGGATGATGCACCGGCTGCGCCTTGAAAATAATTCACGCCGAGCATGATGACCGACCCGGCTTCGGAAAGAACGAGGGTGGGGGAGGCGCGCTTGGCAAAACCGCGCTCGATCCAGTGCATGTCCGCCTGATATCCGGCGTCGAGCCACTTGCGAAGGGCGTTGACTTCGGGCAGTGCGCCGCCGTCGTCCCTTGCGGGGATGCTCGCGAAACGCGCCACGTCAAAGCCAAGGGCGAGCAGGCGCTTGCGCAGTTCAGCCGGCTCGATCATCGGGGGCGGCGGGATTTGTCGCGGGAGGTTCCGCGAGCCTGTGCGTGCGCAAAAAATCGGCCGCCTCGCGTTTGTAAACGCGCATGGCGTGCGCGATGACGTCGGGGAGCGAGCGGTTGTCCGTGAGCAGAAGCGTGCCCGCTTTTCGATAAATGGGTTCTCGCACCGAGTAGATTTCGCGCATCCGGGCGAGGGGATCTTCCACGTTCAAAAGCGGGCGCGACTTGCTGTGGCGCGTGCGCTTGAGGACGGTTTCGAGCGAGGCGTGCAGGCAGATGACGACGCCTCGCGAGTCGAGCAACTCAAGCATTCCCGGCTGCACGACCAGTCCGCCGCCGCACGCGACGATGCAGCCTCGCGCGGGATGCCCGCTCTCGATGAAGTCGCGCTCCAGCTTGCGGAAAACGGGCTCGCCGTCCTCCTCGAAAATTTTTGAGACGGGTTTGCCTTGCTCGCGTTCGATTGTCGCGTCGACATCGATCAGCTTGGCGCCGAGCCGGTATGCGATGGCGCGGCCCACGGTGGTTTTTCCCGTGCCCATGAAGCCGACCAGGTAAAGGTTTACAACCGGTGTTGTCATTGTGCTGTCCGGCACCT
This genomic interval carries:
- a CDS encoding alpha/beta hydrolase, giving the protein MKKHIRKLSVALLLPITLAAAGPAVIPLWPEGVPGLRADAAPDKDTPTSSSVIHTPTMLFYPAPKKKATGTAIVVCPGGGYARLSMENEGRNVAQWLNSIGVSAFVLKYRLKEYGQPAPLRDVLRALRTVRSKAAEFGVNPDRVGVLGFSAGGHLASTATTLYAHPDGKTGAAIDEVSARPDFSVLVYPVISMRGIAHKGSRENLIGKTPSSKLVGLYSTDEQITKDTPPVFLVSGTDDKTVPVENSVRFYLALRKAGVPAEMHLYQNARHGFGMKPDMGPPSGWPVRCEEWMRHNGWLTISRSR
- the queG gene encoding tRNA epoxyqueuosine(34) reductase QueG; translated protein: MIEPAELRKRLLALGFDVARFASIPARDDGGALPEVNALRKWLDAGYQADMHWIERGFAKRASPTLVLSEAGSVIMLGVNYFQGAAGASSDSQHPRWARYALYSDYHDTIKPALEKAGRVLEETLGITSADYRYYVDTGPVLERAWASRAGAGFAGKNAMLVSRDFGNWLFLAAIFVRAKIKADEPLPARSHCGKCTRCIDACPTGAIVSPGTVDSRLCISYQTIENKGAIPRGLRAKIGARIYGCDACAEACPWNRFAQASRGLLLEARPEIGQLSLGELLALTPESFAAHFRKTAIKRIKLAGLLRNACIVAGNTGARAAEHLPQLARLAAHESPLVRAHAVWAVQRIADGEQATRLLAEARNAEKDASVLDEHGAQP
- a CDS encoding shikimate kinase, with protein sequence MTTPVVNLYLVGFMGTGKTTVGRAIAYRLGAKLIDVDATIEREQGKPVSKIFEEDGEPVFRKLERDFIESGHPARGCIVACGGGLVVQPGMLELLDSRGVVICLHASLETVLKRTRHSKSRPLLNVEDPLARMREIYSVREPIYRKAGTLLLTDNRSLPDVIAHAMRVYKREAADFLRTHRLAEPPATNPAAPDDRAG